Proteins from one Salvelinus alpinus chromosome 34, SLU_Salpinus.1, whole genome shotgun sequence genomic window:
- the LOC139563558 gene encoding dapper homolog 1-like isoform X2, with the protein MERCQRNQNCLRRRDAGLINQLQELDRQISDLRLDTEASREHVETDSRPSSGFYELSDGASGSLSNSSNSVFSECLSNCRSSTCFCSPLDTSLCASEGRLKSADELDNCAECEGQCEEQQMSGTVRRSPSAPHSPSTDTSTQDIQSKYHCDLIAKNGSDVYRYPSPLHAVAVQNPIFLQSLAEHLKEDGGLSKSGGCIEGSSDCQKLEQQPILVPQSTSWSASHSPANKRLDNYIFSLLQRRAQPIRTNKPRTSISTDPSKSILRQGSLCVRQASVGQQQPQGLWTAPVTDLKPAWQTCLHAGGASNNDPGTGSQQRQWSVESKGELLLENGMVSQSLGQPQNGYATINSSDIHTNSLVTNTNSLVKKKASTNKGLPSSTGPLSKDYQDLGAPNANSSPKERKQSYFLNAQEENITKLSQTLPRDLTKTGTPKKSPKSIAVSVHTARHTKEKRPMLELVSLGSSSQSQDESQGHMVSAQYIPAQRQVVKLRKGGKNVKIVKVKSASLKPHRGTHAHAEPVSSEMAGTRENGHRSGGSRKSRQPEEVHHVHKVSSKRGASSRAKRTVPASIPEGRVLEKHTATVSTTRSTVTRHHGHHGREVVVAKPKYKRTSGQDYNRGRLRAITEVPYDEALRRAHRRQKRELLGQVSTTTTMYLPSNAQFTSPYAYVAGSDSEYSAECASLFHSTIMDTSEDERSNYTTNCFGDSESSLSEADFVAESTTSSDSEESGGMNWPQFAGQGAGPQEVTTAQAKAFVKIKASHNLKKKILRFRSAGSLKLMTTV; encoded by the exons AACTGCCTGAGAAGGAGAGATGCTGGTTTGATCAATCAGCTGCAGGAGTTGGACAGGCAGATCAGTGACCTCCGGTTGGACACGGAGGCGTCACGTGAACACGTGGAGACAGACAGCCGCCCGAGCTCAG gcTTTTACGAGCTGAGCGACGGCGCTTCAGGGTCCCTCTCCAACTCTTCCAACTCGGTGTTCAGCGAGTGTTTGTCCAACTGTCGCTCCAGCACCTGTTTCTGCAGTCCCCTCGACACATCGCTGTGTGCCTCCGAGGGAAGGCTCAAATCTGCAG ATGAGCTGGACAACTGTGCTGAGTGCGAGGGCCAGTGTGAAGAGCAGCAGATGTCAGGGACAGTCAGGAGGTCCCCCTCTGCTCCCCACTCCCCCTCTACAGACACCTCCACTCAGGACATCCAGTCCAAGTACCACTGTGACCTGATCGCCAAGAACGGCAGTGACGTGTACCGCTATCCCAGCCCCCTCCATGCCGTGGCCGTACAGAACCCCATCTTCTTACAGTCTCTGGCCGAACACCTCAAAGAGGACGGAGGGCTGTCAAAGAGCGGCGGCTGCATCGAGGGCTCCAGTGACTGtcagaaactggagcagcagcctATTCTGGTGCCCCAGAGCACTTCATGGTCTGCCTCCCACTCGCCCGCTAATAAACGACTGGACAATTATATCTTCAGCCTGCTTCAGAGGAGGGCTCAGCCCATTAGGACCAACAAGCCACGGACGAGCATCAGCACAGACCCCTCCAAGAGCATCCTAAGGCagggtagtctgtgtgtgaggcaGGCCAGTGTTGGCCAGCAGCAGCCACAGGGACTGTGGACTGCTCCTGTTACTGACCTCAAACCAGCCTGGCAGACGTGTTTACATGCAGGAGGTGccagtaacaatgatccaggaaCAGGCTCCCAACAGAGACAGTGGTCAGTGGAGAGCAAAGGGGAACTCCTCTTAGAAAATGGGATGGTGTCCCAGTCTTTGGGCCAACCTCAGAACGGATATGCCACAATCAACAGCAGTGACATTCACACCAACAGCCTGGTGACCAACACCAACAGTCTGGTGAAAAAGAAGGCGTCAACCAATAAAGGACTTCCATCGTCGACCGGTCCTCTGTCTAAAGATTACCAAGACCTGGGCGCCCCCAATGCCAACTCCTCCCCCAAAGAGAGAAAGCAATCTTATTTCCTTAATGCTCAAGAGGAAAACATTACTAAACTCTCCCAGACACTGCCAAGAGACCTCACCAAAACAGGCACTCCCAAGAAAAGCCCTAAGAGCATTGCGGTCTCAGTCCATACAGCCCGGCACACTAAAGAAAAGAGGCCAATGCTGGAGCTGGTGAGTCTGGGGTCTTCCTCCCAGAGCCAGGATGAGAGTCAGGGTCACATGGTCAGTGCCCAGTACATCCCCGCCCAGAGGCAGGTGGTCAAGCTCCGCAAGGGGGGCAAAAACGTTAAGATTGTCAAGGTGAAAAGCGCCTCCCTGAAACCACATAGGGGGACGCACGCACATGCTGAGCCTGTATCATCAGAGATGGCGGGGACGAGGGAGAACGGTCACCGATCTGGAGGATCTAGGAAGTCTCGTCAGCCTGAGGAGGTACATCATGTGCACAAAGTCTCCTCCAAGAGGGGGGCATCCTCCAGGGCCAAGCGCACCGTCCCAGCATCTATCCCTGAGGGCCGGGTCCTAGAGAAACACACGGCCACCGTGTCTACAACAAGGTCCACTGTGACCAGGCATCACGGCCACCATGGTAGGGAGGTGGTGGTGGCCAAGCCCAAGTACAAGCGGACAAGCGGACAGGACTACAACCGTGGAAGGCTGAGAGCCATCACTGAGGTGCCTTACGATGAGGCCCTCAGGAGAGCCCACCGCAGGCAGAAGAGGGAGCTCCTCGGCCAGGTCTCCACAACCACCACCATGTACCTGCCCTCCAACGCGCAGTTCACCAGCCCTTACGCCTACGTGGCCGGCAGCGACTCTGAGTACTCCGCAGAGTGCGCCTCACTCTTCCATTCCACCATCATGGACACCAGTGAGGACGAGCGGAGCAACTACACCACCAACTGCTTCGGGGACAGCGAGTCCAGCCTGAGTGAGGCGGACTTTGTTGCGGAGAGCACTACCAGCAGTGACTCTgaggagagtggagggatgaACTGGCCCCAGTTTGCAGGGCAGGGCGCTGGGCCTCAGGAAGTAACCACTGCCCAAGCTAAGGCCTTCGTCAAGATCAAGGCCTCTCACAACCTGAAGAAGAAGATCCTCCGCTTCCGTTCTGCGGGCTCGCTGAAACTGATGACGACTGTATGA
- the LOC139563558 gene encoding dapper homolog 1-like isoform X1 yields MDTMKQTAAVAEMLASKDCTLQFRERRQFDKRSRERIEAEMDRVRTRERFEATLAGLGELEYLRQRQELLVRNVLNHQEYSIPTVDLMCVTHEENYLNSEERLLEENILLLRKQLNCLRRRDAGLINQLQELDRQISDLRLDTEASREHVETDSRPSSGFYELSDGASGSLSNSSNSVFSECLSNCRSSTCFCSPLDTSLCASEGRLKSADELDNCAECEGQCEEQQMSGTVRRSPSAPHSPSTDTSTQDIQSKYHCDLIAKNGSDVYRYPSPLHAVAVQNPIFLQSLAEHLKEDGGLSKSGGCIEGSSDCQKLEQQPILVPQSTSWSASHSPANKRLDNYIFSLLQRRAQPIRTNKPRTSISTDPSKSILRQGSLCVRQASVGQQQPQGLWTAPVTDLKPAWQTCLHAGGASNNDPGTGSQQRQWSVESKGELLLENGMVSQSLGQPQNGYATINSSDIHTNSLVTNTNSLVKKKASTNKGLPSSTGPLSKDYQDLGAPNANSSPKERKQSYFLNAQEENITKLSQTLPRDLTKTGTPKKSPKSIAVSVHTARHTKEKRPMLELVSLGSSSQSQDESQGHMVSAQYIPAQRQVVKLRKGGKNVKIVKVKSASLKPHRGTHAHAEPVSSEMAGTRENGHRSGGSRKSRQPEEVHHVHKVSSKRGASSRAKRTVPASIPEGRVLEKHTATVSTTRSTVTRHHGHHGREVVVAKPKYKRTSGQDYNRGRLRAITEVPYDEALRRAHRRQKRELLGQVSTTTTMYLPSNAQFTSPYAYVAGSDSEYSAECASLFHSTIMDTSEDERSNYTTNCFGDSESSLSEADFVAESTTSSDSEESGGMNWPQFAGQGAGPQEVTTAQAKAFVKIKASHNLKKKILRFRSAGSLKLMTTV; encoded by the exons ATGGATACAATGAAACAAACGGCTGCTGTTGCAGAGATGCTGGCCTCCAAGGATTGCACATTACAGTTTCGGGAAAGGAGACAATTCGATAAGCGCTCCAGGGAAAGAATAGAGGCAGAGATGGATCGGGTGCGAACTCGGGAGAGATTTGAAGCCACTCTAGCCGGTCTCGGAGAGCTGGAATACTTGAGACAGCGACAGGAATTACTGGTCAGAAATGTGTTGAATCACCAGGAATATTCTATACCAACAGTAGATCTAATGTGCGTTACGCACGAGGAGAATTACTTGAACTCGGAGGAAAGACTTCTAGAAGAAAATATTTTATTGCTCAGAAAACAACTG AACTGCCTGAGAAGGAGAGATGCTGGTTTGATCAATCAGCTGCAGGAGTTGGACAGGCAGATCAGTGACCTCCGGTTGGACACGGAGGCGTCACGTGAACACGTGGAGACAGACAGCCGCCCGAGCTCAG gcTTTTACGAGCTGAGCGACGGCGCTTCAGGGTCCCTCTCCAACTCTTCCAACTCGGTGTTCAGCGAGTGTTTGTCCAACTGTCGCTCCAGCACCTGTTTCTGCAGTCCCCTCGACACATCGCTGTGTGCCTCCGAGGGAAGGCTCAAATCTGCAG ATGAGCTGGACAACTGTGCTGAGTGCGAGGGCCAGTGTGAAGAGCAGCAGATGTCAGGGACAGTCAGGAGGTCCCCCTCTGCTCCCCACTCCCCCTCTACAGACACCTCCACTCAGGACATCCAGTCCAAGTACCACTGTGACCTGATCGCCAAGAACGGCAGTGACGTGTACCGCTATCCCAGCCCCCTCCATGCCGTGGCCGTACAGAACCCCATCTTCTTACAGTCTCTGGCCGAACACCTCAAAGAGGACGGAGGGCTGTCAAAGAGCGGCGGCTGCATCGAGGGCTCCAGTGACTGtcagaaactggagcagcagcctATTCTGGTGCCCCAGAGCACTTCATGGTCTGCCTCCCACTCGCCCGCTAATAAACGACTGGACAATTATATCTTCAGCCTGCTTCAGAGGAGGGCTCAGCCCATTAGGACCAACAAGCCACGGACGAGCATCAGCACAGACCCCTCCAAGAGCATCCTAAGGCagggtagtctgtgtgtgaggcaGGCCAGTGTTGGCCAGCAGCAGCCACAGGGACTGTGGACTGCTCCTGTTACTGACCTCAAACCAGCCTGGCAGACGTGTTTACATGCAGGAGGTGccagtaacaatgatccaggaaCAGGCTCCCAACAGAGACAGTGGTCAGTGGAGAGCAAAGGGGAACTCCTCTTAGAAAATGGGATGGTGTCCCAGTCTTTGGGCCAACCTCAGAACGGATATGCCACAATCAACAGCAGTGACATTCACACCAACAGCCTGGTGACCAACACCAACAGTCTGGTGAAAAAGAAGGCGTCAACCAATAAAGGACTTCCATCGTCGACCGGTCCTCTGTCTAAAGATTACCAAGACCTGGGCGCCCCCAATGCCAACTCCTCCCCCAAAGAGAGAAAGCAATCTTATTTCCTTAATGCTCAAGAGGAAAACATTACTAAACTCTCCCAGACACTGCCAAGAGACCTCACCAAAACAGGCACTCCCAAGAAAAGCCCTAAGAGCATTGCGGTCTCAGTCCATACAGCCCGGCACACTAAAGAAAAGAGGCCAATGCTGGAGCTGGTGAGTCTGGGGTCTTCCTCCCAGAGCCAGGATGAGAGTCAGGGTCACATGGTCAGTGCCCAGTACATCCCCGCCCAGAGGCAGGTGGTCAAGCTCCGCAAGGGGGGCAAAAACGTTAAGATTGTCAAGGTGAAAAGCGCCTCCCTGAAACCACATAGGGGGACGCACGCACATGCTGAGCCTGTATCATCAGAGATGGCGGGGACGAGGGAGAACGGTCACCGATCTGGAGGATCTAGGAAGTCTCGTCAGCCTGAGGAGGTACATCATGTGCACAAAGTCTCCTCCAAGAGGGGGGCATCCTCCAGGGCCAAGCGCACCGTCCCAGCATCTATCCCTGAGGGCCGGGTCCTAGAGAAACACACGGCCACCGTGTCTACAACAAGGTCCACTGTGACCAGGCATCACGGCCACCATGGTAGGGAGGTGGTGGTGGCCAAGCCCAAGTACAAGCGGACAAGCGGACAGGACTACAACCGTGGAAGGCTGAGAGCCATCACTGAGGTGCCTTACGATGAGGCCCTCAGGAGAGCCCACCGCAGGCAGAAGAGGGAGCTCCTCGGCCAGGTCTCCACAACCACCACCATGTACCTGCCCTCCAACGCGCAGTTCACCAGCCCTTACGCCTACGTGGCCGGCAGCGACTCTGAGTACTCCGCAGAGTGCGCCTCACTCTTCCATTCCACCATCATGGACACCAGTGAGGACGAGCGGAGCAACTACACCACCAACTGCTTCGGGGACAGCGAGTCCAGCCTGAGTGAGGCGGACTTTGTTGCGGAGAGCACTACCAGCAGTGACTCTgaggagagtggagggatgaACTGGCCCCAGTTTGCAGGGCAGGGCGCTGGGCCTCAGGAAGTAACCACTGCCCAAGCTAAGGCCTTCGTCAAGATCAAGGCCTCTCACAACCTGAAGAAGAAGATCCTCCGCTTCCGTTCTGCGGGCTCGCTGAAACTGATGACGACTGTATGA